A window of Deinococcus cellulosilyticus NBRC 106333 = KACC 11606 contains these coding sequences:
- a CDS encoding glycosyltransferase, producing the protein MKISVIVPAYNEEKLLGNLLTALKQQTQEPDEVIIVDNNSTDHTAAIARSYGVSVVRCVRAGVGSARQAGLEAATGDVVLTTDADCLPQSTWVKHMADALQEAIAVYGPLRFYGVPEADAWFSEYGYKAFLQLSRMAGRPNLAGSNMGFHRKPALEVGGYPLSYTREDVILGYKLMRRGSVRYVPEALMHTSGRRLQDGWSRLLFKNFSDLFNKNPKAYR; encoded by the coding sequence ATGAAGATCAGTGTCATCGTACCCGCCTACAACGAAGAGAAATTGCTGGGAAATCTACTGACGGCTCTCAAACAACAAACACAGGAGCCGGATGAAGTCATCATTGTAGACAACAACAGCACAGACCACACTGCTGCCATTGCCCGCAGTTACGGGGTGAGTGTGGTGCGTTGTGTCCGCGCTGGGGTGGGCAGTGCCAGACAGGCCGGGCTGGAAGCTGCCACCGGAGACGTGGTTCTCACCACAGATGCAGATTGCCTTCCCCAGAGCACATGGGTAAAACACATGGCAGATGCCCTGCAGGAGGCCATCGCTGTGTACGGACCGCTGAGGTTCTATGGGGTTCCTGAAGCGGACGCCTGGTTCAGTGAGTACGGCTATAAAGCATTTTTGCAGCTTTCTCGCATGGCAGGACGCCCCAATCTTGCAGGAAGCAACATGGGATTTCACCGCAAGCCCGCTCTTGAAGTGGGAGGGTATCCCCTCAGTTACACCCGTGAAGATGTGATTCTGGGGTACAAACTGATGCGGCGAGGCAGTGTCAGATATGTTCCCGAGGCCCTGATGCACACCTCAGGGCGGCGTCTCCAGGATGGGTGGTCCAGGCTGCTCTTCAAGAACTTCAGTGATCTCTTCAACAAGAACCCCAAAGCTTA
- a CDS encoding O-antigen ligase family protein has protein sequence MPDERQDRRLQTLIALVPVVIPLYLAAFSGLKHLSGLDRSLRWILGVFWGTQIIAALFTPIPWLSAILAAVRALWITAFFVSGYTLKGSRYLKPLLIGEAITLLIAFITTWLRHPQDPLNFRLEHPIYYSVSLGIVAMLAILIVLSMRRMLWLRLGMLVFLGAALMATGSRGAIIATLAGILVMGLRNLKGRALRWTEITGIGVGLVIFMLPFTRYSNVLQRVDFASGREDIWRDAWTTFLGHFMGGVGPYQLGPYIQKSLMEHWTSKCALFPPVEPFGPCPDWMQPLWSAGFIAHNLVLHALGETGFIGTLGILMLTAYTAYASWKSKDSLLAGLCAAYLTLSLVDLPTGVPGPHFGEVYHFAMGIAVSKMQERFRKDREEPQAPVT, from the coding sequence ATGCCGGATGAACGCCAGGACCGTCGCCTTCAGACCCTCATTGCTCTGGTGCCAGTGGTCATACCCCTGTATCTGGCTGCCTTTTCGGGACTGAAGCACCTCTCAGGTCTGGACCGCTCCCTGCGCTGGATTCTGGGGGTGTTCTGGGGCACGCAGATCATCGCAGCCCTGTTCACCCCGATTCCCTGGCTTTCCGCCATTCTGGCTGCAGTGCGTGCCCTGTGGATCACAGCCTTCTTTGTTTCGGGGTACACCCTCAAAGGCAGCCGCTATCTGAAGCCCCTGCTGATCGGTGAGGCGATCACCCTGCTGATTGCCTTCATCACCACCTGGCTCAGACATCCCCAGGACCCGCTGAACTTCCGTCTGGAACACCCCATCTATTACTCGGTGTCGCTGGGAATTGTGGCGATGCTGGCCATTCTGATTGTGCTCAGCATGCGCCGGATGCTGTGGTTGCGCCTCGGCATGCTGGTTTTTCTGGGGGCTGCCCTGATGGCCACCGGAAGCCGGGGAGCCATCATTGCCACCCTGGCAGGCATCCTGGTGATGGGACTGCGCAACCTCAAAGGCCGTGCCCTGAGGTGGACAGAAATCACCGGGATTGGGGTAGGCCTGGTGATTTTCATGTTGCCCTTCACGCGTTACAGCAATGTGCTTCAGCGGGTGGACTTTGCCAGTGGCCGTGAGGACATCTGGCGGGACGCCTGGACCACCTTCCTCGGCCACTTCATGGGCGGAGTGGGACCCTATCAGCTGGGACCTTACATCCAGAAGAGCCTGATGGAACACTGGACCAGCAAATGTGCCCTTTTCCCGCCAGTGGAGCCTTTTGGACCCTGTCCCGACTGGATGCAGCCCTTGTGGAGCGCAGGATTCATTGCCCACAATCTGGTTTTGCACGCACTGGGCGAGACGGGTTTCATCGGGACCCTGGGCATCCTCATGCTGACTGCTTATACTGCATATGCCAGCTGGAAAAGCAAAGACAGCCTGCTGGCAGGTCTGTGTGCTGCCTACCTGACCCTCAGTCTGGTGGACCTGCCCACAGGTGTTCCGGGTCCCCATTTCGGAGAAGTGTACCACTTTGCCATGGGAATTGCGGTCAGCAAGATGCAGGAGCGTTTTCGCAAAGACAGGGAGGAACCACAAGCACCAGTAACATGA
- a CDS encoding MFS transporter translates to MLVPWQQPLRILPLILALGFSELVRSGFFIAYYPHAASQMGLSTAQLGLVISAHYLVDAAAKVFVLKYYGKFGTGKMLVLAGILGFLNILFLPTLGMLGGILLTAVWGLLVAPMWPLVMTTSSLQAKEGQENLAANCGNMMIGMGTALGMLGGGFLVQTHPSWLVPSLLVTQGLFLLSALLNWNLKTAALDKVIRERSYLRRVTTNTLKFWTKAEPADAFPYGALRQLIPAAFIQMLIPALFSSVWQKFVDLAGIKSWSPVLLLGLIVAAVVMFVAGMYGTAYATRHKARLITAMVVGLALMCGAFIALPLLIQHAYIWLLVAVVALAAGYGTYLSSWNGVVIELLPADYRAVGWSVLMTFEALGFAVGPALGGLAWAILPGSGTFFLAALFLGLTMVYYRVVLNGRALSQSRSRGPHAG, encoded by the coding sequence GTGCTGGTTCCCTGGCAGCAGCCCCTCCGCATTCTCCCGTTGATCCTGGCCCTGGGTTTCAGTGAACTGGTGCGCTCCGGGTTCTTCATTGCTTACTATCCCCATGCTGCATCGCAGATGGGTCTGAGCACCGCTCAGCTTGGACTGGTGATCTCGGCGCACTATCTTGTCGATGCAGCTGCCAAGGTTTTTGTGCTGAAGTATTACGGCAAATTCGGTACCGGGAAAATGCTTGTCCTGGCCGGGATTCTGGGTTTTCTGAACATTCTTTTCTTGCCCACGCTGGGGATGCTGGGAGGCATCCTGCTGACGGCCGTCTGGGGGCTGCTGGTGGCTCCCATGTGGCCCCTGGTGATGACCACCAGCAGCCTGCAAGCAAAAGAGGGGCAGGAAAATCTGGCGGCCAATTGCGGCAACATGATGATTGGTATGGGAACAGCCCTGGGCATGCTCGGGGGCGGATTTCTGGTTCAGACCCATCCCTCCTGGCTTGTTCCTTCCCTTCTGGTGACCCAGGGGCTTTTTCTGCTCAGTGCCCTGCTCAACTGGAACCTGAAAACCGCTGCCCTGGACAAAGTGATTCGGGAACGCTCTTACCTGCGCAGGGTCACCACCAACACCCTGAAGTTCTGGACAAAAGCAGAACCAGCAGATGCTTTTCCTTATGGGGCACTTCGCCAGCTGATTCCAGCTGCCTTCATTCAGATGCTGATCCCAGCCCTCTTTTCCAGCGTCTGGCAGAAATTTGTCGATCTGGCAGGCATCAAAAGCTGGTCTCCTGTCTTGCTTCTGGGGCTGATTGTTGCTGCGGTGGTGATGTTTGTCGCCGGAATGTACGGCACGGCATATGCCACGCGCCACAAGGCCAGACTGATCACAGCGATGGTGGTGGGGCTCGCCCTGATGTGTGGGGCTTTCATTGCGCTGCCGCTGCTCATTCAGCATGCCTACATCTGGTTGCTGGTCGCGGTGGTTGCACTGGCTGCAGGTTACGGGACCTACCTCTCCAGCTGGAATGGTGTGGTGATCGAACTGCTCCCTGCAGATTACCGTGCAGTGGGCTGGTCTGTTTTGATGACTTTTGAAGCCCTGGGATTTGCAGTGGGTCCTGCCCTTGGAGGTCTGGCCTGGGCCATCTTGCCGGGTTCTGGCACCTTTTTCCTGGCTGCCCTTTTTCTGGGCCTGACCATGGTGTACTATCGCGTCGTGCTCAATGGACGCGCCCTGTCTCAATCCCGCTCCCGAGGTCCACATGCCGGATGA
- the fabZ gene encoding 3-hydroxyacyl-ACP dehydratase FabZ, which translates to MKTIQDILLALPHRYPFLLIDRVLEFGNGKVHALKNVTINEPFFNGHFPQYPVMPGVLLIEAMAQAGVFLLEEGREPGQIAFLAGVDEARFKRQVIPGDQLHIHAELEFFRRGIGKMKAEIRVDNELAASAIITFALAR; encoded by the coding sequence ATGAAGACCATTCAAGACATCCTGCTGGCCTTACCCCACCGTTATCCCTTTTTGCTGATTGATCGGGTGCTGGAATTCGGCAACGGTAAGGTCCATGCCCTGAAGAACGTGACCATCAACGAGCCCTTTTTCAATGGTCACTTTCCCCAGTACCCGGTGATGCCCGGAGTGCTGCTCATCGAGGCGATGGCCCAGGCCGGGGTGTTCCTGCTGGAAGAGGGACGTGAACCTGGACAGATTGCTTTTCTGGCAGGAGTGGATGAAGCCCGCTTCAAACGTCAGGTCATCCCAGGGGATCAGTTGCACATCCATGCAGAACTGGAGTTTTTCAGGCGCGGCATCGGCAAGATGAAAGCCGAAATTCGCGTGGACAATGAACTGGCTGCCAGCGCGATCATCACTTTTGCACTGGCCAGGTAA
- a CDS encoding rod shape-determining protein, whose protein sequence is MRFSEDIGIDLGTATFLIYTKSRGLVLQEPSVIAMARDTKEVMAVGEEAYRMLGRTPGNIVAVRPIKDGVIADDALTEKMISMFLRKVNGGRKFLNIFSPQLMVGIPSGVTEVEKRAVLRAAHNSGARRAYLIEEPLAAAIGAGLQIAEPIGNMVVDIGGGSSDVAVISLGGIVVSESLRVAGNEFDESIMRYVRRKENLMIGDRTAEAIKVKIGAAMVVNKSDVLTAEVRGRDLINGLPKTIKLNTEDIVEALQEPIVKIVEGVKRVLENTPPELVSDIIDRGIVITGGGGLLRNFDELLRQATGIPVAVAENATQCVAIGTGQALEMIPVLRHALVSSDTYLKR, encoded by the coding sequence TTGAGGTTTTCAGAAGACATCGGAATTGACCTGGGTACAGCCACCTTCCTGATTTACACCAAATCCAGGGGGCTCGTGCTGCAGGAACCCAGTGTGATCGCAATGGCCCGCGACACCAAAGAAGTGATGGCCGTCGGTGAAGAGGCTTACCGCATGCTGGGCCGCACGCCCGGCAACATTGTGGCTGTGCGTCCCATCAAAGACGGCGTGATTGCCGATGACGCCCTCACCGAAAAAATGATTTCCATGTTCTTGCGCAAGGTGAATGGTGGGCGCAAGTTTCTCAATATTTTCAGCCCGCAACTGATGGTCGGGATTCCCTCGGGAGTCACCGAGGTGGAAAAACGTGCGGTGCTGCGTGCGGCCCACAACTCCGGGGCGAGGCGTGCCTACCTGATTGAAGAACCTCTGGCTGCGGCCATTGGTGCAGGTCTGCAGATCGCAGAACCCATCGGCAACATGGTGGTGGACATCGGGGGTGGATCTTCCGATGTTGCTGTGATCTCGCTCGGGGGCATCGTGGTCTCTGAATCCCTGCGGGTGGCCGGAAACGAATTTGACGAGTCCATCATGCGTTATGTGCGCCGCAAGGAAAACCTGATGATCGGGGACCGCACTGCGGAAGCCATCAAGGTGAAAATCGGAGCGGCAATGGTGGTCAACAAGTCCGATGTGCTCACCGCAGAAGTGCGCGGACGTGACCTGATCAATGGCCTTCCCAAAACCATCAAGCTGAACACCGAAGACATCGTGGAAGCCCTGCAAGAACCCATCGTGAAAATCGTGGAGGGCGTGAAGCGTGTGCTGGAAAACACCCCTCCCGAACTGGTCTCGGACATCATTGACCGTGGCATTGTGATCACGGGTGGGGGAGGGCTCCTGCGCAACTTTGATGAACTGCTGCGTCAGGCCACCGGTATCCCTGTGGCTGTGGCCGAGAATGCCACCCAGTGTGTGGCCATCGGGACCGGACAGGCCCTGGAGATGATCCCGGTGCTCAGGCACGCTCTGGTTTCCAGCGACACCTACCTCAAGCGTTGA
- a CDS encoding MFS transporter: MRTAPPLLAPSAVIIAVAATLGHFFTDAFTTLLGPLGPDLQKIFGLTLTQVAFLSSVMSLTSSVLQPVLGVATERFDRRLMLALGPTLAGVGLCLMPYMPSFALLVALVAISGIGSGILHPSGSAYVSDYSPSHQRGLWASLFSAGGTAGMALGPVLVVVLGLQGLPYMIPVILLIGIGIYFSVPSIHTQKKKATVKEYLSVFKGPVQKLWGMAVLRSLTSIGYNGLLPFLLASRGFGKNEVALSLGVYAIASAIGGIVGGRLSDKYGRVKVLRSSLLGLIPLYILLFYSTPADLWYYPLTFIVGGLTNATIPVGVVAAQEYAPNHVALASSIMMGFSWGVSGLLFTGIGGIADHFGIMPALWVSVFMLIPSMFLVYNLPEPMKLAQKG, translated from the coding sequence ATGCGCACCGCCCCACCCCTCCTTGCCCCCAGTGCTGTGATCATTGCCGTGGCTGCCACCCTCGGCCACTTCTTTACGGACGCTTTCACAACCTTGCTGGGTCCGCTTGGGCCTGACCTGCAGAAGATCTTTGGCCTGACCCTCACCCAGGTGGCCTTTCTTTCCAGCGTGATGTCCCTGACCAGCAGTGTGCTGCAACCCGTGCTGGGCGTTGCCACAGAACGCTTTGACCGCAGATTGATGCTGGCTTTGGGGCCCACCCTGGCAGGGGTGGGCCTGTGCCTGATGCCTTACATGCCTTCCTTTGCCCTTCTTGTGGCTCTTGTGGCGATTTCTGGCATTGGCAGTGGGATTTTGCATCCTTCTGGTTCAGCTTACGTGTCCGATTACAGCCCCTCACATCAGCGGGGCCTCTGGGCAAGTCTTTTCAGTGCAGGAGGAACCGCAGGAATGGCCCTCGGGCCTGTGCTGGTGGTGGTGCTTGGGCTGCAGGGACTTCCTTACATGATTCCGGTGATCCTGTTGATTGGGATTGGGATTTACTTCAGTGTGCCTTCCATCCACACCCAGAAAAAGAAAGCCACCGTAAAGGAATACTTAAGTGTGTTTAAAGGCCCGGTGCAGAAACTCTGGGGAATGGCTGTGCTGCGCTCCCTCACTTCCATCGGGTACAACGGTCTGCTGCCATTCCTGCTGGCCAGCAGGGGCTTTGGCAAAAACGAGGTGGCACTGTCCCTGGGCGTGTATGCCATTGCCAGTGCCATTGGAGGCATTGTGGGTGGGCGGCTTTCTGACAAATACGGGCGTGTGAAGGTCCTGCGCAGCAGTCTGCTGGGCCTGATTCCCCTCTACATTCTGCTCTTTTACAGCACGCCTGCTGACCTGTGGTATTACCCCCTTACCTTCATTGTGGGAGGCCTGACCAATGCCACCATTCCGGTGGGTGTGGTTGCAGCACAGGAATATGCCCCGAACCATGTCGCTCTGGCAAGCAGCATCATGATGGGCTTCTCCTGGGGGGTTTCAGGACTCCTGTTCACCGGTATTGGTGGAATCGCAGATCACTTTGGCATCATGCCTGCCCTGTGGGTCAGTGTGTTCATGCTGATTCCCTCAATGTTTCTGGTGTACAACCTTCCTGAACCCATGAAACTCGCCCAGAAGGGGTAA
- a CDS encoding S1C family serine protease, producing the protein MKRNIAILSLVTGLVLGSTLLRDNLPTSTVQAQSAPQISLNEGQARLQNEQNTMDIVKNYQDGVVYVGVYAQPEENALSGSPFGGNMDPFEYFFGNPQQTPQPRNQNNEPEQSGVGSGFLLDKDGYILTNYHVVADSSKIRVRLHRSDKEYDATVVGKAPDYDLALLKVDNLDQNLAVPMKLGNSDNLAVGQKAIAMGAPFDLDFTVTEGIISNVGRVIPTGQRGIPQKAIQTDAAINPGNSGGPLLNSSGEVIGINTQILSPSGGQNAGIGFAIPINVAKNILPQLKAGKTVSGPRIGISGLPLAGYPLNQLRQDLIDQYKLPKQGVLVQEVTKGSPADKAGIKAGTRSFRTGIPQVPTIVLGGDVITTVNGKKVESSLDIANELFSKQNGDKVQLGVLRDGKTINVDVTLSTFEDTQQ; encoded by the coding sequence GTGAAACGAAACATTGCGATTCTTTCTCTGGTCACAGGTCTGGTTCTGGGCTCTACCCTGCTGCGCGACAACCTGCCCACCAGCACCGTCCAGGCGCAAAGTGCTCCCCAGATCAGCCTGAATGAGGGTCAGGCCAGACTGCAGAACGAACAGAACACCATGGACATCGTCAAGAACTACCAGGACGGTGTGGTTTATGTCGGGGTGTACGCACAGCCTGAGGAAAACGCCCTGTCTGGCAGTCCCTTTGGCGGCAACATGGACCCCTTTGAATACTTCTTTGGCAACCCCCAGCAGACCCCACAGCCCCGCAATCAGAACAATGAGCCCGAGCAAAGTGGGGTGGGCAGTGGTTTCCTGCTCGACAAAGACGGTTACATCCTGACCAATTACCACGTGGTGGCAGACTCTTCAAAGATTCGCGTCCGACTGCACCGCAGTGACAAAGAGTATGACGCCACTGTGGTGGGCAAGGCCCCTGATTACGATCTGGCACTGCTCAAGGTCGACAACCTGGACCAGAACCTTGCTGTTCCAATGAAACTGGGCAACAGTGACAACCTCGCGGTGGGCCAGAAAGCCATTGCGATGGGGGCCCCCTTTGATCTGGACTTCACCGTGACCGAAGGAATCATCTCCAACGTGGGGCGCGTGATTCCCACCGGTCAGCGAGGAATTCCCCAGAAAGCCATCCAGACCGATGCGGCCATCAACCCTGGCAACTCGGGAGGACCGCTGCTGAACTCCAGTGGTGAGGTGATCGGCATCAACACCCAGATCCTTTCTCCATCTGGAGGCCAGAACGCCGGGATTGGTTTTGCCATTCCCATCAATGTGGCAAAAAACATCCTTCCTCAGCTGAAAGCTGGAAAAACTGTCAGTGGACCGCGCATTGGCATCAGTGGTCTGCCACTGGCCGGATACCCCCTCAACCAGCTCCGCCAGGACCTGATCGACCAGTACAAGCTGCCCAAACAGGGTGTGCTGGTGCAGGAAGTCACCAAAGGATCTCCAGCCGACAAAGCTGGCATCAAGGCAGGAACCAGATCCTTCAGAACTGGGATACCTCAGGTGCCCACCATTGTGCTCGGGGGGGACGTGATCACCACCGTCAATGGCAAGAAAGTGGAATCCAGTCTGGACATTGCCAATGAACTCTTCAGCAAACAAAATGGGGACAAAGTTCAATTGGGCGTGCTGCGCGATGGCAAGACCATCAATGTGGATGTCACCCTTTCCACCTTTGAAGACACCCAGCAGTAA